One Paenibacillus crassostreae DNA segment encodes these proteins:
- a CDS encoding bifunctional metallophosphatase/5'-nucleotidase, with protein MSTQKIQILVTSDVHGYLMPTTYRGITEPVGLAKAASLIEQLRQQHPTVLIDNGDLIQGSPLTYYHQRFHPEQSNPIINAANALHYDLAVFGNHEFNYGLPVLENTIKASHFPWLSANIYTQDGATWMNPYLIQEVAGIRIGFIGVTTHFVSIWEDPSHIEGLSFENAFDSAKKWLGIMKEKEQVDITVLCYHGGFAHDLTSGNLLEPDTGENEGYRMCKELDFDIMITGHQHREICTQAFGKSIVQPGTKAVCVAGITIDVEMINGTKQMIQHEPKLYYVDDHTLLDERVVREAREMHLFTEQWLDEPIGSITGNLRYNNAFDVRVNKHPYIEFLQHVQMHVANASISCTSLFHDQPGGFNDQVTMRDIVTNYIYPNTLKVLQVTGQHIHDALEQCASYFAIQDGHLAVNPTFLQPKAQPYNYDMWEGIAYIIDVRQPIGHRIISVDYQGKPIDLNGNYEVVMNNYRATGAGNFPYFADCPVIKDIQTDMTEIIADYFAEFPVVLATCVPNWKVIWD; from the coding sequence GTGTCTACTCAAAAAATCCAAATACTTGTAACAAGTGATGTCCATGGTTATCTTATGCCTACTACTTACCGCGGTATAACAGAACCGGTTGGGCTTGCGAAAGCAGCGTCCCTTATTGAACAGTTACGACAACAACATCCAACTGTCTTGATTGATAATGGAGACCTCATTCAAGGAAGTCCATTAACTTATTACCATCAAAGATTTCATCCTGAACAGTCTAACCCCATCATCAATGCTGCGAATGCACTACACTATGATTTAGCCGTGTTTGGTAATCACGAGTTTAATTATGGGTTACCTGTACTAGAGAACACGATCAAAGCTTCACACTTTCCGTGGTTGTCAGCCAATATCTATACCCAAGACGGAGCAACTTGGATGAATCCATATCTTATTCAGGAAGTGGCAGGTATTCGAATCGGCTTCATTGGCGTCACTACTCACTTTGTAAGCATATGGGAGGATCCAAGTCATATTGAAGGACTGAGCTTTGAAAATGCTTTTGATAGTGCTAAAAAGTGGTTAGGTATCATGAAAGAAAAGGAGCAAGTTGATATTACAGTACTCTGTTATCACGGGGGATTCGCTCATGATCTAACATCAGGTAACTTACTTGAGCCAGATACTGGGGAGAATGAAGGCTATCGAATGTGTAAAGAGTTAGACTTTGATATTATGATTACTGGACATCAACATCGGGAAATCTGTACCCAAGCATTCGGGAAATCCATTGTACAACCAGGAACGAAAGCTGTCTGTGTAGCTGGTATTACCATCGATGTGGAGATGATCAACGGTACAAAACAAATGATTCAGCACGAGCCTAAATTATATTATGTAGACGATCACACTTTGCTTGATGAGCGAGTGGTACGTGAAGCGAGGGAAATGCATCTCTTTACTGAACAATGGTTAGATGAACCGATTGGCTCTATTACCGGAAATCTGCGATATAACAATGCTTTTGATGTACGAGTAAATAAGCATCCCTACATAGAATTTTTACAACATGTTCAAATGCATGTGGCGAACGCATCAATATCCTGTACATCTCTATTTCATGATCAACCTGGCGGTTTTAATGACCAAGTAACCATGCGTGATATCGTCACGAATTATATTTATCCCAACACGTTAAAAGTACTACAAGTTACAGGACAGCATATTCACGATGCCCTAGAACAGTGTGCCTCCTATTTCGCCATTCAAGATGGTCATTTAGCGGTTAATCCCACATTTCTACAACCAAAAGCACAGCCGTATAACTATGATATGTGGGAAGGAATCGCATATATAATAGATGTGCGACAGCCTATTGGTCATCGGATCATTAGCGTCGATTATCAAGGGAAACCTATAGATCTTAACGGCAACTACGAAGTTGTCATGAATAATTATCGTGCCACTGGTGCTGGAAATTTTCCGTACTTCGCAGACTGTCCCGTCATAAAAGACATTCAGACAGATATGACAGAAATAATCGCCGATTATTTTGCTGAATTTCCTGTAGTTCTAGCTACTTGCGTTCCCAATTGGAAAGTCATATGGGACTAG
- a CDS encoding DUF6199 family natural product biosynthesis protein, with product MLIITGIVAIALGLLNIYNPSFSWKFNEGWKVRGESEPSETYLSVTKFCGLISTLFGLLLLIAGIFKLIA from the coding sequence TTGCTTATTATTACGGGAATTGTAGCAATCGCTCTCGGGTTACTTAATATCTATAACCCTTCATTCTCTTGGAAATTCAATGAAGGTTGGAAGGTCAGAGGTGAATCCGAACCTAGCGAAACCTATCTATCGGTTACGAAATTCTGTGGTCTGATTTCAACACTTTTTGGTTTACTGTTACTCATAGCTGGAATCTTTAAGCTTATCGCTTAA
- a CDS encoding metal-binding protein ZinT, whose protein sequence is MKIASMKWMLLLALGLLLVGCQATEAKEELADGSLTTEVVDSHSQGNNDSDDHDHDHSEEDEKIYKGYFEDNQVEHRSLSDWEGNWQSVYPYLLDGTLDEVFTHKAEATGKMSATEYKEYYEIGYKTDTERIVIQGDTVTFFTDGEEVSGKYEADGFEILTYEAKNKGVRYIFKLVEPTEGLPQYIQFSDHRIAPDVSDHYHLYGGDDREALLEEVVNWPTYYPSTMDGHTIAHEMIAH, encoded by the coding sequence ATGAAAATTGCATCTATGAAATGGATGTTATTATTAGCTTTAGGTCTACTACTGGTGGGATGTCAAGCTACAGAAGCAAAGGAAGAATTAGCAGATGGGTCCTTAACTACGGAAGTCGTCGATAGTCACTCACAAGGTAATAATGATAGTGACGATCACGATCACGATCATAGTGAAGAGGATGAAAAAATTTATAAAGGCTATTTTGAGGATAATCAAGTAGAGCATCGCTCACTATCTGATTGGGAAGGGAACTGGCAATCGGTGTATCCATATTTGCTAGATGGTACATTGGATGAAGTATTTACCCATAAAGCTGAAGCAACAGGAAAAATGTCTGCAACGGAATACAAAGAATATTATGAGATCGGTTATAAAACCGATACAGAGCGAATTGTGATACAGGGGGATACAGTTACTTTCTTCACTGATGGTGAGGAGGTTTCGGGTAAATACGAGGCGGATGGCTTTGAAATTCTTACCTATGAAGCTAAAAATAAAGGTGTGCGATATATATTTAAATTAGTTGAACCGACTGAGGGGCTCCCTCAATACATTCAATTTAGTGATCATCGCATCGCACCAGATGTTTCAGATCATTATCATTTATATGGGGGTGACGATCGAGAAGCATTACTTGAGGAAGTCGTTAATTGGCCTACTTATTATCCTTCAACTATGGATGGTCACACGATTGCTCATGAAATGATAGCCCATTAA
- a CDS encoding VOC family protein, whose product MINILGQIMLYVNNQDESLKFWTEKAGFILISEADDGQGMKWFEIAPTKDAQTRIVLHNKDLVAKMSPGVNLETPSILFFSDNLDQLYKDYSDKNITVGELVNVPEGRVFNFADNEDNYFAVVEKKYPL is encoded by the coding sequence TTGATTAATATACTGGGTCAAATTATGTTGTATGTAAATAACCAGGATGAATCATTGAAGTTTTGGACAGAAAAAGCTGGGTTTATCCTTATTTCTGAGGCGGATGACGGCCAAGGAATGAAATGGTTTGAAATAGCCCCAACCAAGGATGCTCAAACAAGAATCGTCCTACACAACAAAGATTTAGTTGCAAAGATGTCCCCTGGAGTCAATCTGGAGACCCCTTCAATATTGTTCTTCTCGGATAACCTTGATCAATTGTATAAGGACTATTCAGATAAAAATATTACTGTCGGAGAACTTGTCAATGTACCAGAGGGTAGAGTATTCAACTTTGCTGATAATGAAGATAATTACTTTGCTGTGGTAGAGAAAAAGTATCCACTATAA